The DNA sequence ACATTAGAGGTAAAAATTGAAATAATTGAACCGAAAGTAGCAATTCCCATTGGCGTTTTTGCCCGAGGAGATATTCTTGTAGAGACTAATCAGGATGCATTAATCATTCCTTCCAGTGCTTTGACCAGAAAAAAAGAAGGGATATATGTTTTCGTGATTGAAGAAGGAATTGCCAGACAAAAAGAAGTTACCTTAGGCATTATTCAAGGTGAAAAAATAGAAATTCTGAATGGATTATCAGAGGGAGAAAAAATTGTTATTCTTGGTAATCAAGAGTTGGAAGATGGATTAAAAGTAGAAGTGTTGGACAAGGAGGAATAGAATTGAATTTACCTAATTTTTCGGTTAGCCGGCCGGTTACCATTTTAATGCTTTTTATCGGATTAATTCTGATAGGTCTTATTTCATATCAGAATTTAGGATTGGATTTATTGCCTGACTTATCCTTTCCGATGTCCGCCATTATTGTTTCCTATTCGGGAGTAGCTCCCCAGGAAATAGAAAATATGATTACAATTCCCCTGGAAGAAGCGGTGGGTACCATTCAAGGTGTGAAAAAAATTTCCTCTTATTCTCGGGAGGGAAACTCTCTTGTTTTAATGGAGTTTAACTGGGGTACAGATATGGATGTCAGTGCTATGAATATTCGGGAAAAGATTGACCAGATCAAGGGCTTTCTTCCTGATGATGCCAGTGATCCGATGGTCATTAAATTTGACCCCGCATTGATGCCGATTCTGGTTTTGGGAATGGGTTCGGAGGAGAGAGATTTACAAAAATTACAGAAATATGCAGAAGATATAATCAAACCCCGTCTGGAAAGAATGGAAGAGGTTGCCAGCGTATCTATTAATGGAGGCCTGGATAGAGAAATACTGGTTTCGATTGATAATGATAAACTTCGTTCCAACCAGTTAAGTTTTAGTCAAGTTACTGCTGCTTTGGCCGGAGAAAATGTTAACTTACCGGCGGGTACATTAAAGGAAGGTACCATCAATTTTCTTATCAGGACTTTGGGGAGATTTGAAAGCACTCAAGATATCGAAAAAATATTAATCTCTAATATTCGGGGAAACAAAATTTATTTGGGTGATATTGCTAAAGTTGAAGATACCTTTAAGGAAAGAAATTCAATTACCTATGTAAACGGAAAACCCGGAATCATGATAAGCTTACAGAAGGAATCGGGTAAAAATACGGTTACTGTAGCCAAAAGGGTATTTAAAGAACTTGAGACTATCCAAAAATTACTTCCTGAGGACATATCTATCACCCCGGTTTTTGATTCTTCTGATTTCATCGAAAAGACCATATCGCAAGTAGGATGGGTGGCTTTATACGGGGCGATTATTGCAGTATTTGTTCTATTCTTTTTCCTGGGTAATTTAGGCAGTACCTTAATTATTGGTTTTGCCATACCTATTTCTTTGATTTTTACCTTTACCCTGCTTTATTTTTCTCATTTAACCTTGAATATGATGACTCTGGGAGGTTTAGCTTTGGGGATCGGCATGATGGTAGATAATTCCATTGTCGTTTTGGAAAATATATTCAGGTATAGAGAATCAAGAACCGGTATTAAAGAATCTGCTTGCCTGGGTGCAAGTGAAGTAAGTACGGCAATTTCAGCTTCCACTTTTACTACTATTGCAGTATTTTTACCCATTGTATATGTTCAGGGAATTGCCAGTGAACTATTTAGACCCATGGGATATACCATTACTTTTTCTCTTTTAACTTCTTTATTGGTGGCCTTAACCCTTGTTCCCATGCTTTCTTCGAAAATTATGCACTTTAAAGTGCAGGATAATAACTCGTCTATTTCTAAAGAAAATATAGTTCAAAATTCTCTGAGTCAGAGTGGAAGAATTTTTAATTTTGTGAAAGAAGAATATAGTAGATTACTTAGCTGGTCTTTACGACACCGGGGATCGGTGTTTATTTTAGCTGTACTTATCTTTGCTGGATCAATCATGTTAATCCCTTTTGTGGGAACAGAATTCATCCCATCCAGTGACCAGGGACAATTTAATATCAACATTACCTTACCTACCGGGACAAACCTGGAAACTACCAGAGAAGTTGTCAGTAAAGTGGAAAAAATTGTCTTGGAAATACCGGAAATGAAAAGCATATTAACTACGGCAGGAGAGGGCTCCGGTGGAATGGGATTTAGTACCGAAGGCGGCAACAGCGGTACCATTATGGTTAACCTGGTGGAACAGAACAAGAGAGATAGAAGTACGGCACAGATTATTAACCAGTTAAGAGAAAAAATTGGTACTTACCCTGATGCCAAAATAAAATTTTCGGAACAATCTATGTCATTTTCCTCCGGGTCGGATTTAGAAGTAAAAATATCCGGTGATTCACTGGATGAATTGGAAAATATTGCCAATCGTATTTTGGTATCGCTAGAAGAAGTAGAAGGTGTGTATGACCTGGAGAGCAGTGTAGAAGATGTACGTCCGGAGTTACATGTGAATATTGATCGTGAAAAAGCAAATCTCTATGGCTTAAATACTGTTCATATTGCTTCTACGGTTCATGATGCTCTTTTAGGTAGAGTTGCCAGTATTTATCAGGAAAAAGGAGAACAAGTTGACATACGGATTAGATTGGAAGAGGAAGATAGAAATAGTATAGAGGAAGTAAAAAATCTACTGATTAGCTCTAATACCGGATTACAGATTCCTTTAAAAGAAATTGCAGAGGTCATTGTAGGTTCTGGACCCAAAGGAATTGACCGTGAAAATCAACAGCGAATAGTGAATGTTTCCGGAAATATCAGTGACCGATTTTTAGGTAAAGTGATCCAGGATGCCCAGAAGCAATTGGAAAAATTAGTACTGCCAGAGGACTATCACTATGAATTTGTTGGACAAAATAGGGAAATGCAAGAATCTTTTTTGCAACTCGGCCTGGCATTGGTTTTATCCATTATCCTGGTTTATATGATTATTGCTGCTCAGTTTGAATCCCTTTTAATGCCCCTTGCAGTCATGTTTTCCGTTCCTTTTTCTCTAATCGGAGTTATTTTGGGATTATTACTAGCCGATAAAAGCTTGAATGTACTTTCTTATATCGGTATTATCATGCTGGTAGGAATTGTGGTCAATAACAGTATTGTTTTGATCGATTACATTAATAAACTTCGACAAAAAGGGATAGAAAGGAAAGAAGCTATCATTTTAGGAGGTACAACCCGTTTAAGACCTATTTTAATGACCATGTTTACCACGGTTCTTGCTCTGGTTCCTATGGCATTAGGCATCGGAGAAGGAGCGGAACTTAGGGCACCAATGGCGATCACTATTATCGGAGGTTTGACTTCATCTACCTTTTTGTCATTGATTATTGTTCCCATTTTTTATACTTTTTTGGATGATTTAAGCCAAAAAATAACCGGAAGAGGGAGAGCAAAAAACTAGTTAAAATATTCTACGGGTAAAATTATCAAGAAGAAGTTCAACCTCTTGAAACTGATTGTTATTTGCGTTCCAGGATGTATAATTTTAAAATGGTCTCGGATGATAACAGACAAGTTGTTGAGACCAGATTTTCATTTGTTTGGAAAAAGGAGATTAGATATGAAGGGGAAAGCGACGGTTCTTTGTGAAAATTGTATATTTAACCAAATTGGGGCGATTGCTGAACATGGTTGGTCAGTCTATATTGAAAGCGATCAGGGAAATTTTCTTTTTGATACCGGTCAAGGTAAGGCAATTATTAATAATGCGCTGTACTTTAAAAAAGATCTTTCCACTATTCAAGGGATTATGATTAGTCACCATCATCGTGATCATACCGGTGGTCTTTTAAGTGTTTTAGAACAAGTAGGTAAAGTAAATGTATATGCTCATCCTGATCTTTTTAAAAGCAGCTATGTAATAGATGAAGGGAGAGAAAGAAATATCGGAATTCCTTTCCGCCAAGAAATATTAGAAAGCCAAGGAGCTCAATTTAAATTTAATACTAGTTTTAAGGAAATTGTACCAAATTTAATGTTGAGCGGAGAAATTCCCCGTTTGACTGAATTTGAAAAGGTTGGTAAAAGATTTTTACTTAAAACTGGGGAAGGTTATATTCAAGATCTTATTTTTGATGATCAAACATTAATTTTAAATACTGAGAAAGGACTTATTATTATTTTAGGATGCTCACATTCAGGCATAATAAATATTATTAATCATATCATTGATAAAACCGGCCAAAACCATATTCGTGTCATTATAGGTGGGACTCATTTGGGTCCGGCAAGCGAGGAAACAAAGAAAAAAACAATTCAAGCTTTAAAAAAATATGATTTAGAAAAAATTGGTGTTTCTCATTGTACCGGATTGGAAACCTCCATGCGATTACTTCAAGAATTTGGAGATCGTTTCTTTTTCTGTAATGTAGGAACCGAGATAGAAATATAGCAATAACAGGGTAGACAAAAAATAAGCAAAGTTATCAATCTATATAAATTATTTTTTCAATAGGGAAGAAAAAAATATATTAGATTAATTTTAATCATGGTTTATGGAATTTAGTTTTAATAACATAATAACTACCAAGAATAGATCTATATTGAAATTTAAACTTAAACCACATATAAAATATTCTTTTTGGAAATTCTAACAGAATATTTTTTTTAAATATAAAAAAGTATTGACAAAAAAGGTTAATTATGAGAGAATGTTAGGCAAAGGCTAACTAACTATTGAGGTGATATTTTGAAAGAATATCATGATTTATTTAGTATATTTAACAGTTTTTTGCGAATTAAGACAGAGTGCAGATTTTGTATTAACGATAAGTATAATGTATCAGAATTAACCTTCAAACAGATTGAATATTTAAAGAAATTTGATGAACACGAATATGTTACCGTAAGCCAATTAGCTGAAGATTTGCATTTATCTAAGCCATCAATCACCGAAATGGTTAAAAAGTTTATTCAGTTAGATTGTATTAAGAAGGAACAGTGTAAGCATGACGCAAGAGTTTATTACCTGTTTCTCACCGAAAAAGGTAAAGGGATTGCCAGATTAGAGAAACTTGCCGATGAGGATTTTATTAGAAAGGTGGGCAATTCTTTAAGTGAAGAAGATATTAACTTATTGATAGAATTATTATTAAAAGTGGTGTAAGATTCTCTTTTTTTTACTGTGAAAGTTAGGTTAAGCTTAACTAACTATTAAAAATATTACAAGCAGAAGGCTATTGAAAAGAGAAAATATCGAATGTGAAATAAAAATCAATAGAAATTTTGAAAGAAATTAAATAATTCCTATGATATGAAGGAGATATTCATTTGATAGGTAATCGGAGCTGCATTAATAAAAGAAATCATGGAAATGCAAGAATTAATAGTCATAAATAAATATAAGAAACGAGGTGAAGATTATGAAAGATAACCATGTGAAAGATGAATTGGTTATTATAGCGATGCCTGGGCATGTATTGTTTAAAAGAATAAAGAGTACGATAAAAATCAAGAAATCCTTGGGTGAAAAAATAGATTCAAGAATTAAGCAGGATGATAACTATGCTATTATAATGCTATTAAAAGAAGGATGTGATTCAGAAACATATAAGGAAAAAGATTTATATACGATCGGAAGTCTTGTAAAAATTGAAAAGATAGTAGATTCAAAAATAACCTATGATATCGATGTAGAAGTATTGGATAGAATAGAAGTGAAGAATATATATCAGGAACAGGATTTCTATGTCGGTAAATACGAAATGGCACCGGATATTGAGGATTTGGACAAAAATACGCAAAATCAAATGCTTGAATATGTGAAAACGCTCGCTGCTGAAATTAGTGGGAAATTTATAGGTTCCGAAAGTTATATTCAATATATCCAAAGCATGAAGGACTTGGAGCAACTTATAAGTTATTTGATGCAATTCATCAGTATATCCAGTTTTGAAAAACAAGAGTTATTGGAAATTAGATCCAGAAGAAAGAAAAGTTTGAAGTTTTTAGATATTTTAATAAAACAAAAGGAAAATATCGAATTTCAAATGGAGATGAATGCAAAATTAACCGGTGAAGTCAATAAGCAATATAGAGAAAAAATGCTTAGAGAGCAGTTAAAAGCAATACAGGAAGAATTAAATGAGGGCAAAGAACCAGAAAGCAAAAAGAAGGATTATTTACAGCTAATCAATGAATCTAAAATGCCGGAAGATGTGAAAGAGATTGCCCGAGAAGAATATGAAAAATTACAAAATCAAAGTCCGAATGGTATAGAGACGAATGTAATTAGAAACTATTTAGATTTATTGACGTCACTTCCCTGGGGGAAAAGTAGTGCAAAGGAAGTAGATATTAAAGAGGCTAAAACTATTTTAGAAAAAGATCATTATGGGCTGGATAAAGTGAAGGAAAGAATCATCCAACATTTAACTGTCATGAAGCTTAAAAATAATCAACAGGGTTCAATACTCCTTCTGGTGGGACCTCCGGGAACCGGAAAGACCAGTCTGGGAAAAAGTATTGCCAAAGTGCTTCAAAGGGAATACCTGAGAATAAGTCTCGGAGGAATAAGAGATGAAGCAGAAATAAGGGGACACAGACGGACTTACGTCGGTGCTCTTCCGGGAAGAATTATACAGGGAATCAAAAAATCAGGAACTAATAATCCGGTTTTTATATTGGATGAGGTTGATAAATTATTGGCTTCCAATATGGGAGACCCTTCGAGTGCATTACTTGAAGTCCTGGATCCTGAACAAAATAATTCATTCTCTGATCACTATCTGGAAGTGCCCTATGATTTATCCGATGTATTTTTTATCGGAACAGCAAATTCGCTGAGGGAAATTCCGGAACCGCTTAGAGATAGAATGGAAATCATTCAGATTAATAGCTATACAACGACAGAGAAATTTCATATAGCAAAAGAGCATCTGATTGATGAAGTTTTGGTGTGCCATGGACTTACGTCTGAACAATTAAAAATTGAAGATGATGCGGTAAAGGCGATTATCGACAAATATACTCGGGAAGCGGGTGTTAGAGGAATTAAAAAGCAATTATCAGCGATAGCAAGACATGCGACAGAAAAAATTGTCGTTGATGAAGTGAAACTTCCTTATATTGTCAAAGAAGAAATGTTATTTGATATTTTAGGACCTGAAATTTCAATTTATGATAAGGTTAAAAAATCAAATCCACCCGGCGTGGTTACCGGACTGGCCTGGACGCCGGTTGGTGGAGATATTTTGTTCATCGAGAGTGCCTTTATGCCAGGGAAAGGTGAGTTAATGTTAACCGGGCAGTTAGGCGATGTCATGAAAGAGTCAGCCAAAATATCTCAAAGTTTGATTCGATCAAGGCTGGTTTTAAAATTGAAGGAAATTCATTTTAATAAACATGACCTTCACATTCACATACCGCAGGGCTCTATACCTAAGGATGGTCCGTCAGCAGGTGTAACACTATTTACGTCAATAGCATCACTGTTTACTGGAATACCCGTAGATCCAAAAACAGCCATGACTGGTGAAATATCTTTAAGAGGTGCAGTGCTCCCGGTAGGAGGAATTAAAGAAAAAGTAATAGCGGCACATCGTTCTGGTATTAAAAAAATACTCCTTCCTCTGGAAAATAAAAAGGACCTTTGTGATGTTCCTGATGAAATAAAAAAAGATATACAGTTTGTTTTTATCGAAACCATAGAGGAATTAATTCACGAGACATTAGGTATCAAATTGCCAGAAGTAAATAAATTTCATCTTCGTACTATAGATACAATCGATATGAAACAGAAAGTGTAATATAATAGGTAAATATAATAAAGAGGACGTTTAGTTTGACATAAAAGTATAAAAAGTACAACGGGAAGATATGGGGAAAAAGTAAATCCATATCTTCCCGTTTTTTATGGTTTTTTCTCTACTTGAGAAGCTAATCTCATTCGGATAAATAACCAGGGTGCACCAAAACTGATCCATACACCCAATAACAGATAACGAAAAAACCGACTCAATTGATAGAAAAGTTGGCCTTCCGAAGGCAGAATCAATTTTAATCCAAGATATAATATTCCTATTCCAATAATCCCAAGCAAAAAACTGAAAAGCCGCTGCAGCCAGTTCCCAGGTTGAATCCCTCCAATAAAGGAAGAAAAAAATAACAGACCATAGCTAACACCGGTTAAAGCAGCTACCGAACTGATAATATCCGGTGATGATTGAATTTGTAATAAAATTACCGGGAATAGCGTAATACAAATAATTTTAAATATTAGGTTTACCTGAGTAAAATTAAATTTGATCTTTAATGAAATAAAATAAGTTAGGCCAAGAATGAGCCCACCAAATAACCATCCTCCTAGAACATCGGTGGGGAAATGAACCCCCAGATAGATACGAGAAAATCCAATCAAAATAATCAATATAACAGAAAGGTAACGAATCCAGGGTTTCCTTTTCCAGTAAGCTATACTCCCCCAGACTACCAGGGAAGACTGGGCATGGCCGCTGGGGAAACCATATCCGGAAGCAAGAGATTTTTGAATTTCCGGTAAAATTTCAAAAGGGCGAGGCTGCTGAAATAGCTCTTTTAGCCCGGTATTGACATAGACGGATAATAAAAAGATAATCCCGACCCTAATTCCCAAATAAAAGTCAACACACCAGAGAAGGAAAGAGAATAAAAGCAAGTAAAATAATTCATCTCCAAGTAAGGTAATCCCTCGGAAAAAAGAATCCAGCAAAGGTGAGTCAATCTGTTGAATCATGATAATAAAATGTAATCCCCGCTGAAAAATGGTATCCATTTCATCACCTTCCTCGTTAATTATATTGTTTTATTATATCAAAAACTATCGAAAAATGCTTTTTTGCAAAAAATAATTATTTTGTGTTGAAATAGTGTAAAATAGTTTATACCCAAAAAAGTATAAATTATCTTAAAAGAAAGAAAAAATGGAAATAATTATTTTTTGAATTAATGAATATTTTAATTCTTAATTTTTTATAAAAAGAAGGATTTTTAAAATTAATAACGTATGTATAAAATAGTGTAATAATGAAAACATTAAAACCTTTTATTTGCTAAAGAAAAGAGAGGTTAAATATGAAAAAATTAAACGATGCTGAAATTCTTGAACTAAAATCAATACAACAAAATGAGTTGGAAGGGAAAGAAGTATATGGAAGGTTGGCTAAATTAGCCAAAGAACCTGATAATGCTAAAATTCTAAAGAAGATAGCAGAGGATAAAAAACACCATGCGGATATATTTAAAGAATATACTGGTAAATCTCTAAAAGTGAGTAAATTCAGAATATTTTTTTATAGTCTTGTATCAAGGATTTTTGGATTGACTTTTGGTGTAAAACTTCAAGAAAGAGGCAAGGAAGAAGTACAAAAAAAATATAATAGAATGTTCAATACTATTACAGAAATGAAAGAAGTCATAGAAGCAGAAAAAAAACATGAAGCTGAACTTATTCATTTAATGAATATAGAAAAACTTTCCTATATGAGTTCTATTGTTTTAGGATTGAATGATGCCCTGGTGGAACTAACCGGAGCTTTGGCAGGGTTTACCCTATCCATACAAAATTCAAAAATCATTGCTTTAATGGGATTGATTACTGGTATTTCAGCATCTCTTTCCTTATCAGCAAGTGAATATTTATCCATCAAATCGGAAGGGAAACCGAAAGCACAAAAAAGAGCAGTTAAATCAGCATTACATACGGGAATTGCCTATATTTTTACTGTAATAGCTCTAATAATTCCTTATTTTTTAATAGTGAATTATGTAATCAGTTTGATCGTGACGGTTCTGATAGCTATTATGATTATTTTTTTATTTAATTTTTATATTTCTGTAGCTAATGATTACAATTTTAAAAAAAGGTTTATCGAAATGGCAGCAATCAGTATTGGTGTTGCCATACTCTCTTTTATCATTGGTTATTTAGTCAAGGTTTTTTTAGGGTTTAAGATATAAGACAGTATAAAAAGGTTATTTTCCCTTTACTCAAAAACAAGTTTTTTTGAAGTTCAGTGCATTACCTCTATTTGTTGACATTTAGATGTCCTAAATATAAATATTTATCATTGATAAGAAAAAATTGATAATACCTGGTTGCTATATTTAAGGTAAATAAAGGTATTTATATTCTATGGAATAGTGAACTGTAATAATAAAAATAAACAGTAGGAGGAATTTATTATGAACATCGGTATTATTTTATATTCTGAAACCGGCAACACTTATTCTGTTTCCCAGAAGCTCAAGGAAAAACTGGACAAAGCGGGACATTCTGTGAACATCGAAAGATTAAAAGTTATCGGTAAAGCAAAACCCGGGGTAAAAAATATCCAATTCGAATCGCTTCCTGATATCGAGTCATACGATGCCCTAGTATTTGGTTCCCCGGTGCAGGGCTTTTCCCTATCATCAGCAATGACCATCTACCTGTCACAGATAAAATCACTTCAGGATAAAAAAACAGCCTTTTTGGTGACTCAATCTTTTCCTTTCCCATGGTTGGGGGGAACCCGTGCAATCGGACAAATGAAAAAAATATGTGAATCCAAAGGAGTAACTATTTGCGGAACAGCAATTGTTAACTGGTTAAAACCTAATCGTGAAAAACAAATTACTGAAGTAGTTGAAAAATTGAGTAAATTATTTTGATAACGGGTCAAAAATGAATGAAGAAAAAATTATCGAACAGATTAAATTAAAAAAGGATATTAATGAATTAGCCAATCAAATAATTAAAAATCCCAAACTCATCGAAGTGCTTATAACAGCCATTGATAATGAAAAAGGCAGTATTAAATTTGGTTGTGAAAAAATTGTTCGTTTGGTTAGTGAAAAAAAGCCGGAATTAGTCTATCCTTATTTTGATTTTTTAGTAAAATTTCTCGATTCTGAAAATAATTTTATCAAATGGGGTGCAGTTGTTAGCCTTTCGAATTTATGTCGTGTAGATTCAAAAAAACAGTTTGAAAAGATATTTAACAAGTATTATGCCCCTATTACAGGCCCAATTATGGTTACCGCTGTAAATATCGTAGGAAATTCATGGAAAATTGCCCAAGCCAAACCAGAATTAATTGATAGGATTGTAGAAGAAATATTAAAAATAGAAAAAGCGAAATATGAGTATAAAGGAGAACTATCTCCTGAGTGTAATAATGTAGTTTGCGGACATGCCATAGAGTCTTTTGATAAGATTTTTGAAAAGATAAAAAATCAAAAAAAGATAATGGCATTTGTAAAAAGGCAACTAAATAATTCGCGACCTTCGGTAAGAAAACGAGCAGAAAAATTCATGAAGAAATGGTTTCACTGAATACAACTGCAAATTACTTATTAGGTATTTTTGCGTAAGTGTTATAAAATACGCGTTCATATAATAATTCATTTTCTCTTTTCGGGATTTTTTCTTCATCAGGGTAACCAAGAGCAATAATAGACAGAACATTCACATTTTCCGGTATTTTAAGTATTTCCCTGATATATTCTTCCGCAGTTTTGGTTTCTGAATGCATTCTTTTTCTTATTTGAATCCAGCAACTTCCTAAACCCAGCGCATGTGCGGTTATCATAATGAATGTAGAAGAAATAGAAGCGTCTTCAATCCAGACATCTGATAAATTCTGGTCTGCGGTAACAACGATTCCCAGGGGTGCATTCGACAAGAATGCAGAGCCATGCATCTTGGATAAAGACAGCCGGGACAGTAAATTAATATCATTAACCACAATAAACTGCCAGGGATAGTTGGCATGAGAAGACGGAGATAATAGTGCAGCCTGAATGATTTTGTTTATCTTTTCTTGCTCTACTTCTTTATTTTTATATTTTCTAATGCTTCTCCGTTCGCTTAACATAGACAATAGATAATTATTCATCTCATGGTACCTCTTCTAAAGTATTTTTTATCTTTTAAATGACATATTAAAGCAATTTATTTAATTTTTTTTCATTGCCATAGATTCGCTTTTATTGTACTTATATATCAGATTGTATAAAAAAAGCATGTTCAGCAATAACACTGTCATTATATCATTATATTAACATAGATCATCAAGATATAGAGCATCATATTTTATAATTATAGGAAGGATGAATAATAATTGTCAAAAATATTTCTATTTATGCGATTTCAAAAAGATTTAGTGAACTGGTATCGGGCTAACCATCGTTCGTTGCCCGGGAGAGAAACGAAAAATTTAAACTTGTAAGGCATCATAGGATGTCATCCGGGGCAATCACGATATCATTATATCGAAAGATATCTCCTTTTTAATTTTTAAATGACAACTTCTTTCTTAATAATTGACTTTGTAACATAGGAGTAATATACTTTAAAATTAGTTAAAAGATAATCCTTTTTATATAGTTATCTGTTTCCTGTGGAAAGGTTTTAAAGTCTTTTTAGGGAATTTTAAAACTTCAAAGAAGGTGATATCATGGAAGAGCAAAATATCATGGAAGAGCTCATCGAGCTCGATACCAGAGCAACTGATATAAACGCAAGAAGGAAAAAACAGTTAGTGGAACTGGAAGGCCGATATCAAGAAGAAGAAAAAGAAATGCTCAGGGATTATGCAAGCCAGATTGAAGAGGAAACCAAGAAAACTACAAAAAAGATACTGAAAGAAGCGCAACAGGAAGTTAACCAGTTGAAGTTGAATACCAGGGAAGTCCTGGAGAATATGGAACGAGAATTTGAGGAATCCCTAAAAAATATGACTGATGAAATATTAAAGCGGATTTTTGATATCCATTGGGAGAGCCATGGATAAGGTTACTATCTATGCAGCGGTAAACACCAAGATAAGGGCACTGGAAAAAGAATTTTTGAAGCGTGAAGACTATTTAAACATGCTTAAGAAGAAGACCGTGGCCGATGTAGCCCGATATTTAAAAGAGGATATTCCCTATGGTAAGCTATTAGGGGAAATTCACCTTGACACGGTCAGCAGGAGAGACCTGGAAGATATTCTGAAACGCAATATGATCAAAAACATGGATAAACTAATACATTATTTCCGGGATGACTATAAAGTTCTTATTCGTTCGCTTTATATAAAATACGAGATAGAAGATTTGAAAGTTCTGGCCAGAAGTATTTTTAACGGTATAAAGCCAGAAACTATTAAAAAATCTCTTTCCTTTTTAGGTAAATACAGTCGAGTTAGTCCTGAAAAGCTTTTTAAATCAAGGACGATTAGGGATTTGATATATTCTTTGGAAGGTTCGGAATTTTTTGAGTTTCTGATTCCCCTGGTAGATGGAAGGAGAGAAAATCTCTTCAGGTTTGAGATGGCCTTGGATATGAGTTATTTTAATATTATTCAAAGCCGAAAGCTAAATATATCCGGAGAAGACAGGATAATACTGAAGAAATGGGAAGGCATGGTAGCCGACCTCTATAATATTCAGTGGGTATACCGAGGCAAGAAATTTTACAACCTGTCACCCGAAGAGCTTCTAAACTACACCATAAATTATGGAGATAAACTGACTTTTGCAAACCGTAAGGACATGTGTTATACCAAGAACCTTGAAGAGCTCTACAGGATGACGAT is a window from the Candidatus Atribacteria bacterium genome containing:
- a CDS encoding efflux RND transporter permease subunit, yielding MNLPNFSVSRPVTILMLFIGLILIGLISYQNLGLDLLPDLSFPMSAIIVSYSGVAPQEIENMITIPLEEAVGTIQGVKKISSYSREGNSLVLMEFNWGTDMDVSAMNIREKIDQIKGFLPDDASDPMVIKFDPALMPILVLGMGSEERDLQKLQKYAEDIIKPRLERMEEVASVSINGGLDREILVSIDNDKLRSNQLSFSQVTAALAGENVNLPAGTLKEGTINFLIRTLGRFESTQDIEKILISNIRGNKIYLGDIAKVEDTFKERNSITYVNGKPGIMISLQKESGKNTVTVAKRVFKELETIQKLLPEDISITPVFDSSDFIEKTISQVGWVALYGAIIAVFVLFFFLGNLGSTLIIGFAIPISLIFTFTLLYFSHLTLNMMTLGGLALGIGMMVDNSIVVLENIFRYRESRTGIKESACLGASEVSTAISASTFTTIAVFLPIVYVQGIASELFRPMGYTITFSLLTSLLVALTLVPMLSSKIMHFKVQDNNSSISKENIVQNSLSQSGRIFNFVKEEYSRLLSWSLRHRGSVFILAVLIFAGSIMLIPFVGTEFIPSSDQGQFNINITLPTGTNLETTREVVSKVEKIVLEIPEMKSILTTAGEGSGGMGFSTEGGNSGTIMVNLVEQNKRDRSTAQIINQLREKIGTYPDAKIKFSEQSMSFSSGSDLEVKISGDSLDELENIANRILVSLEEVEGVYDLESSVEDVRPELHVNIDREKANLYGLNTVHIASTVHDALLGRVASIYQEKGEQVDIRIRLEEEDRNSIEEVKNLLISSNTGLQIPLKEIAEVIVGSGPKGIDRENQQRIVNVSGNISDRFLGKVIQDAQKQLEKLVLPEDYHYEFVGQNREMQESFLQLGLALVLSIILVYMIIAAQFESLLMPLAVMFSVPFSLIGVILGLLLADKSLNVLSYIGIIMLVGIVVNNSIVLIDYINKLRQKGIERKEAIILGGTTRLRPILMTMFTTVLALVPMALGIGEGAELRAPMAITIIGGLTSSTFLSLIIVPIFYTFLDDLSQKITGRGRAKN
- a CDS encoding MBL fold metallo-hydrolase, with amino-acid sequence MITDKLLRPDFHLFGKRRLDMKGKATVLCENCIFNQIGAIAEHGWSVYIESDQGNFLFDTGQGKAIINNALYFKKDLSTIQGIMISHHHRDHTGGLLSVLEQVGKVNVYAHPDLFKSSYVIDEGRERNIGIPFRQEILESQGAQFKFNTSFKEIVPNLMLSGEIPRLTEFEKVGKRFLLKTGEGYIQDLIFDDQTLILNTEKGLIIILGCSHSGIINIINHIIDKTGQNHIRVIIGGTHLGPASEETKKKTIQALKKYDLEKIGVSHCTGLETSMRLLQEFGDRFFFCNVGTEIEI
- a CDS encoding MarR family transcriptional regulator; amino-acid sequence: MKEYHDLFSIFNSFLRIKTECRFCINDKYNVSELTFKQIEYLKKFDEHEYVTVSQLAEDLHLSKPSITEMVKKFIQLDCIKKEQCKHDARVYYLFLTEKGKGIARLEKLADEDFIRKVGNSLSEEDINLLIELLLKVV
- the lon gene encoding endopeptidase La, with product MKDNHVKDELVIIAMPGHVLFKRIKSTIKIKKSLGEKIDSRIKQDDNYAIIMLLKEGCDSETYKEKDLYTIGSLVKIEKIVDSKITYDIDVEVLDRIEVKNIYQEQDFYVGKYEMAPDIEDLDKNTQNQMLEYVKTLAAEISGKFIGSESYIQYIQSMKDLEQLISYLMQFISISSFEKQELLEIRSRRKKSLKFLDILIKQKENIEFQMEMNAKLTGEVNKQYREKMLREQLKAIQEELNEGKEPESKKKDYLQLINESKMPEDVKEIAREEYEKLQNQSPNGIETNVIRNYLDLLTSLPWGKSSAKEVDIKEAKTILEKDHYGLDKVKERIIQHLTVMKLKNNQQGSILLLVGPPGTGKTSLGKSIAKVLQREYLRISLGGIRDEAEIRGHRRTYVGALPGRIIQGIKKSGTNNPVFILDEVDKLLASNMGDPSSALLEVLDPEQNNSFSDHYLEVPYDLSDVFFIGTANSLREIPEPLRDRMEIIQINSYTTTEKFHIAKEHLIDEVLVCHGLTSEQLKIEDDAVKAIIDKYTREAGVRGIKKQLSAIARHATEKIVVDEVKLPYIVKEEMLFDILGPEISIYDKVKKSNPPGVVTGLAWTPVGGDILFIESAFMPGKGELMLTGQLGDVMKESAKISQSLIRSRLVLKLKEIHFNKHDLHIHIPQGSIPKDGPSAGVTLFTSIASLFTGIPVDPKTAMTGEISLRGAVLPVGGIKEKVIAAHRSGIKKILLPLENKKDLCDVPDEIKKDIQFVFIETIEELIHETLGIKLPEVNKFHLRTIDTIDMKQKV